Proteins found in one Flavobacterium channae genomic segment:
- the guaB gene encoding IMP dehydrogenase has product MKAHTTKIVGEGLTYDDVLLIPNYSEILPREVSIQSKFSRNITLNVPIVSAAMDTVTESSMAIAMAQEGGIGVLHKNMTIEQQAAKVKKVKRAESGMIIDPVTLPLTANVGDAKMAMKEFSIGGIPVVDDNGILKGIVTNRDLRFEKVNSRSILEVMTSENLVTAAQGTTLHEAEDILQENKIEKLPVVDNNNKLVGLITFRDITKLTQKPIANKDKFGRLRVAAALGVTADAVERATALVNAGVDAVIIDTAHGHTKGVVDVLKAVKAKFPELDVVVGNIATPEAALYLAQNGADAVKVGIGPGSICTTRVVAGVGFPQFSAVLEVATALRGSGVPVIADGGIRYTGDIPKAIAAGADCVMLGSLLAGTKESPGETIIFEGRKFKSYRGMGSVEAMQEGSKDRYFQDVEDDVKKLVPEGIVGRVPYKGELNESMQQFIGGLRAGMGYCGAKDIPTLQETGRFIRITASGIGESHPHNVTITKEAPNYSR; this is encoded by the coding sequence ATGAAAGCACACACAACTAAAATCGTTGGCGAAGGTCTTACTTACGACGATGTTTTGCTTATTCCAAATTATTCAGAAATTTTACCACGCGAAGTTAGTATTCAATCGAAGTTTTCGAGAAATATTACGTTGAATGTTCCTATCGTTTCCGCAGCAATGGATACGGTTACCGAAAGTTCTATGGCAATTGCTATGGCACAAGAAGGTGGAATTGGCGTTTTACACAAAAACATGACGATTGAGCAACAAGCAGCAAAAGTAAAGAAGGTAAAACGTGCAGAAAGCGGTATGATTATCGATCCAGTAACGTTACCTTTAACTGCAAATGTTGGTGATGCGAAAATGGCAATGAAAGAATTTAGCATTGGCGGAATTCCAGTTGTAGATGATAACGGAATTTTAAAAGGTATTGTTACCAATAGAGATTTACGTTTCGAAAAAGTAAATTCACGCTCGATTTTAGAAGTAATGACTTCTGAAAATTTAGTAACGGCTGCTCAAGGAACCACTTTACATGAAGCAGAAGATATTCTTCAAGAAAATAAAATTGAAAAATTACCTGTAGTTGATAACAATAATAAATTAGTTGGCTTAATTACATTTAGAGATATTACGAAATTAACCCAAAAACCAATTGCTAATAAAGATAAATTTGGTCGTTTACGTGTAGCTGCTGCTTTAGGAGTTACGGCAGACGCGGTTGAAAGAGCTACAGCATTAGTAAACGCTGGAGTTGACGCGGTAATTATTGATACTGCTCACGGACATACAAAAGGAGTAGTAGATGTATTAAAAGCAGTAAAAGCTAAATTCCCAGAATTAGATGTAGTAGTAGGTAACATTGCAACACCAGAAGCTGCGTTATATTTAGCTCAAAATGGAGCTGATGCAGTGAAAGTTGGAATTGGTCCAGGTTCTATTTGTACAACGAGAGTTGTTGCAGGTGTTGGATTTCCGCAATTTTCAGCAGTTTTAGAAGTGGCTACGGCTTTAAGAGGTTCAGGAGTTCCAGTTATTGCCGATGGTGGAATTCGTTACACAGGAGACATTCCAAAAGCGATTGCTGCGGGTGCTGATTGTGTGATGTTAGGTTCACTTTTAGCAGGAACAAAAGAATCACCAGGTGAAACAATTATTTTTGAAGGAAGAAAATTCAAATCATACCGTGGAATGGGTTCTGTTGAGGCCATGCAAGAAGGTTCAAAAGACCGTTATTTCCAAGATGTAGAAGATGATGTGAAGAAATTAGTTCCAGAAGGAATTGTAGGTCGTGTGCCATACAAAGGAGAATTAAACGAAAGCATGCAACAATTCATAGGTGGTTTAAGAGCTGGAATGGGTTATTGTGGTGCAAAAGACATTCCAACCTTACAAGAGACAGGACGTTTCATTAGAATCACGGCAAGTGGTATTGGTGAAAGTCACCCACACAATGTAACTATTACGAAAGAAGCTCCAAATTATTCGAGATAG